From Streptomyces sp. Edi4, one genomic window encodes:
- a CDS encoding M28 family metallopeptidase — protein MPVSRRNRVIAALAAAPVLVALATPATARPAPGPRLARTLVEDASGESAYRHLVKFQEIADANGGNRAAGTPGYDASAAYVYGQLQRAGYDVSYQDFSIYESKTLREKLTVAGANGAGGRQLPVSAFQFSKSTPEGGLTAEVKAARVDDTPGCSLDDYASGDFTGRIALVKRGSCTFKEKEAVAARAGAAGLILYNHSGTAPVRGTNEAPDNAHIPAAGISLADGEALAARAAKGPVKVTLDVATRSIAKKTRNVIAETRTGSPDEVVALGSHLDSVPAGPGINDNGSGSAGLLEVALKLADETKQTRKHPKRLPHKVRFAWWSGEELGLLGSDHYVKSLTERQKQQIKLYLNFDMIGSPNAAQLVYDGDDSDKKGAGPGPAGSAGIENLINGYLDQRHVPHEGYDFDGRSDYGPFIEVGIPAGGTYTGAEEIKTAEQAAKWGGRAGEAFDPHYHAAGDTLDNIDRKYFDLNIDVIAHAVGIYAHDLSSLGH, from the coding sequence GTGCCCGTATCCCGCCGCAACCGGGTCATAGCGGCTCTGGCCGCCGCTCCCGTCCTGGTGGCCCTCGCGACCCCGGCCACTGCCCGCCCCGCCCCCGGCCCGCGCCTCGCCAGGACGCTGGTCGAGGACGCGTCGGGAGAGAGCGCCTACCGCCACCTCGTGAAGTTCCAGGAGATCGCCGACGCCAACGGCGGCAACCGCGCCGCGGGCACCCCCGGCTACGACGCCTCGGCCGCCTATGTGTACGGACAGCTCCAGCGGGCCGGGTACGACGTCTCGTACCAGGACTTCAGCATCTACGAGTCGAAGACGCTGCGCGAGAAGCTGACCGTGGCCGGCGCGAACGGGGCCGGCGGCCGTCAACTGCCCGTCTCCGCCTTCCAGTTCAGCAAGTCGACCCCCGAGGGCGGGCTCACCGCCGAGGTGAAGGCGGCGCGGGTGGACGACACCCCGGGCTGCTCGCTCGACGACTACGCCTCCGGCGACTTCACCGGCAGGATCGCCCTGGTCAAGCGCGGCAGCTGCACCTTCAAGGAGAAGGAGGCCGTCGCGGCCCGGGCCGGCGCGGCCGGCCTCATCCTCTACAACCACTCCGGGACCGCGCCGGTGCGCGGCACGAACGAGGCGCCGGACAACGCACACATCCCGGCCGCCGGGATCTCCCTGGCCGACGGCGAAGCGCTCGCCGCGCGGGCGGCCAAGGGGCCGGTGAAGGTCACCCTCGACGTGGCCACCCGGTCCATCGCCAAGAAGACCCGCAATGTGATCGCCGAGACCCGCACGGGCAGCCCCGACGAGGTCGTCGCGCTCGGCAGCCACCTCGATTCGGTGCCCGCGGGCCCCGGCATCAACGACAACGGCTCCGGCTCGGCCGGACTGCTCGAAGTGGCGCTCAAGCTGGCCGATGAGACCAAGCAGACCAGGAAGCACCCCAAGAGACTCCCGCACAAGGTGCGGTTCGCCTGGTGGTCGGGCGAAGAGCTCGGCCTGCTCGGCTCGGACCACTATGTGAAGAGCCTCACCGAACGGCAGAAGCAGCAGATCAAGCTGTATCTGAACTTCGACATGATCGGCTCGCCCAACGCCGCCCAGCTCGTCTACGACGGCGACGACTCCGACAAGAAGGGCGCGGGCCCTGGACCGGCCGGCTCGGCCGGCATCGAGAACCTGATCAACGGCTACCTCGACCAGCGCCACGTACCGCACGAGGGCTATGACTTCGACGGCCGCTCCGACTACGGCCCCTTCATCGAGGTCGGCATCCCCGCCGGCGGCACCTACACCGGCGCCGAGGAGATCAAGACGGCCGAGCAGGCCGCCAAGTGGGGCGGCCGCGCGGGCGAGGCCTTCGACCCGCACTACCACGCGGCCGGCGACACGTTGGACAACATCGACAGGAAGTACTTCGACCTCAACATCGACGTCATCGCGCACGCGGTGGGCATCTACGCCCACGACCTGAGTTCGCTCGGCCACTGA
- a CDS encoding NUDIX hydrolase: MNTELRVAAYAVCVRETEGVQEILLARWVAGDGTRRWTLPGGGMDHGEDPLDTVVRELDEETGYVVEPVRLLGIDSINRRYPRKLGRFADFQGLRVVYEGRVTGGELRHETNGSTDLAAWHRLDEVPGLERVELVDVGLQLWRTRPPTGKAEPAEA; encoded by the coding sequence ATGAACACGGAGTTGCGGGTGGCGGCCTACGCCGTATGCGTACGGGAAACCGAGGGTGTCCAGGAGATCCTGCTGGCCCGCTGGGTGGCCGGTGACGGCACCAGACGCTGGACGCTGCCGGGCGGCGGCATGGACCACGGTGAGGACCCCCTCGACACCGTGGTGCGCGAACTCGACGAGGAGACGGGCTATGTGGTCGAACCCGTCCGGCTGCTCGGCATCGACTCCATCAACCGGCGTTATCCGCGCAAGCTCGGCCGGTTCGCCGACTTCCAGGGGCTGCGCGTCGTCTACGAGGGCCGGGTGACGGGGGGCGAGCTGCGCCACGAGACCAACGGCTCCACCGACCTGGCCGCCTGGCACCGCCTCGATGAGGTGCCCGGCCTCGAGCGGGTCGAACTCGTCGACGTGGGGCTCCAGTTGTGGCGCACCCGGCCGCCGACGGGCAAGGCGGAGCCCGCCGAGGCCTGA
- the pepN gene encoding aminopeptidase N produces MPGENLSRDEARARAELLSVEGYDVFLDLRSAVGDAPDGPRTFRSLTTIRFRAARPGASAFADLIAPSVTSVTLNGRELDPAKVFDGSRIALEDLAADNVLVVDAQCAYSRTGEGMHRFVDPEDGEVYLYTQYEPADSRRVFANFEQPDLKAPFVFEALAPEGWTVWSNGAGGQESDGVWRFAPTEPISTYITCVVAGPYHYVTDSYTRTLDDGRTLDIPLGAMCRKGLARHFDADDIFLITKQGLDFFHDNFDFPYPFGKYDQAFVPEYNLGAMENPGLVTFREEYIYRGKVTQAAYERRANVILHEMAHMWFGDLVTMVWWDDLWLKESFADFMGSFSLAEATRFTNSWVTFANNRKAWAYRADQLPSTHPITADIRDLEDAKLNFDGITYAKGASVLKQLVAYVGREDFLEGARRYFKRHAYGNTRLGDLLSVLEEVSGRDMSAWSRSWLQTAGVNSLTPVVTYDANRRVTELAVIQEAAPSHPELRPHRVAVGLYRSEGGALVRYARAEVDVEGPRTVVSELAGAERPDLILVNDDDLTYCKIRFDEGSLSTLRAHLGDMTDPLARALCWSALWSLTRDALMPARDFVALVLAHAGRESDIGVLQMLHAWARSALTHYATPQWRAEGGPLLSAGALHELRLAEPGSEHQLTWARFFAATAVSGSDFQLLEGLLAGTAKIDGLDVDQELRWALLEPLAAHGVVDEAAIDAELARDDTASGKRHHVRCLAARPSAAVKAQAWAQVVESDTLSNALVEATISGFDQASQRELTAPYAPKYFEVIERIWAERSIQIGMDVVKGLFPGLQGDEATLRATDAWLAAHQDAAPALRRLVLEARDDLARTLRGQACDAAAASAA; encoded by the coding sequence GTGCCCGGTGAGAATCTGTCCCGCGACGAGGCCCGCGCGCGGGCCGAACTGCTGTCCGTCGAGGGCTACGACGTCTTCCTCGACCTGCGGTCCGCGGTCGGTGACGCCCCGGACGGGCCCCGCACGTTCCGGTCCCTGACGACGATCCGCTTCCGCGCGGCCCGCCCCGGCGCCTCGGCCTTCGCCGACCTCATCGCCCCGTCGGTGACCTCGGTGACCCTCAACGGCCGCGAGCTCGACCCAGCCAAGGTCTTCGACGGCAGCCGGATCGCCCTGGAGGACCTGGCCGCCGACAACGTCCTCGTGGTCGACGCCCAGTGCGCCTACAGCAGGACCGGCGAGGGCATGCACCGCTTCGTGGACCCGGAGGACGGCGAGGTCTACCTCTACACGCAGTACGAACCGGCCGACTCGCGCCGGGTGTTCGCCAACTTCGAGCAGCCCGACCTGAAGGCGCCCTTCGTCTTCGAGGCGCTGGCCCCCGAGGGCTGGACGGTGTGGTCCAACGGCGCGGGCGGCCAGGAGAGCGACGGCGTGTGGCGCTTCGCGCCGACCGAGCCCATCTCGACGTACATCACCTGCGTCGTCGCCGGCCCCTACCACTACGTCACCGACTCCTACACGCGGACCCTCGACGACGGCCGCACCCTGGACATCCCGCTGGGCGCGATGTGCCGCAAGGGTCTGGCCAGGCACTTCGACGCCGACGACATCTTCCTGATCACCAAGCAGGGCCTGGACTTCTTCCACGACAACTTCGACTTCCCCTACCCGTTCGGGAAGTACGACCAGGCGTTCGTGCCGGAGTACAACCTGGGCGCGATGGAGAACCCGGGCCTTGTGACCTTCCGCGAGGAGTACATCTACCGGGGCAAGGTGACGCAGGCCGCCTACGAGCGCCGGGCCAACGTCATCCTGCACGAGATGGCGCACATGTGGTTCGGCGACCTGGTCACCATGGTGTGGTGGGACGACCTGTGGCTCAAGGAGTCCTTCGCCGACTTCATGGGTTCCTTCTCGCTCGCCGAGGCCACCCGCTTCACCAACAGCTGGGTGACCTTCGCCAACAACCGCAAGGCGTGGGCCTACCGCGCCGACCAGCTGCCCTCCACCCACCCGATCACGGCCGACATCCGTGACCTGGAGGACGCCAAGCTCAACTTCGACGGCATCACGTACGCCAAGGGCGCCTCGGTCCTCAAGCAGCTCGTCGCCTACGTCGGCCGGGAGGACTTCCTGGAGGGCGCGCGGCGCTACTTCAAGCGTCACGCCTACGGCAACACCCGCCTCGGTGATCTGCTCTCGGTCCTCGAAGAGGTCTCCGGGCGTGACATGTCGGCCTGGTCGCGCTCCTGGTTGCAGACGGCCGGTGTCAACTCCCTTACACCGGTGGTCACTTACGACGCGAACCGACGCGTCACCGAGCTCGCCGTCATCCAGGAGGCCGCACCGTCGCACCCCGAACTGCGCCCGCACCGGGTCGCGGTGGGCCTGTACCGCAGCGAGGGGGGCGCGCTCGTGCGCTATGCCCGCGCCGAGGTCGACGTCGAGGGACCGCGCACCGTGGTGAGCGAGCTCGCCGGCGCCGAGCGGCCCGATCTGATCCTGGTCAACGACGACGACCTGACCTACTGCAAGATCCGTTTCGACGAGGGCTCGCTCAGCACGCTGCGCGCCCACCTCGGTGACATGACCGACCCGCTGGCCCGCGCCCTGTGCTGGTCGGCGCTGTGGAGCCTGACGCGGGACGCGCTCATGCCGGCCCGCGACTTCGTGGCGCTCGTCCTCGCGCACGCGGGACGCGAGTCGGACATCGGCGTGCTCCAGATGCTGCACGCCTGGGCCCGGTCGGCGCTCACGCACTACGCGACGCCCCAGTGGCGCGCCGAGGGCGGTCCGCTGCTGTCGGCGGGCGCCCTGCACGAGCTGCGCCTCGCCGAGCCGGGCAGCGAGCACCAGCTGACCTGGGCCCGCTTCTTCGCGGCGACGGCCGTCTCCGGCTCCGACTTCCAGCTCCTTGAGGGGCTGCTTGCGGGCACCGCGAAGATCGACGGCCTGGACGTGGACCAGGAGCTGCGCTGGGCGCTGCTGGAACCGCTGGCCGCGCACGGCGTCGTCGACGAGGCCGCCATCGACGCGGAGCTGGCCCGCGACGACACCGCCTCCGGCAAGCGCCACCACGTGCGCTGTCTGGCCGCGCGTCCGTCGGCGGCGGTCAAGGCGCAGGCCTGGGCGCAGGTCGTGGAGTCGGACACGCTCTCCAACGCGCTGGTGGAGGCGACCATTTCGGGCTTCGACCAGGCCTCGCAGCGCGAGCTGACCGCTCCCTACGCCCCGAAGTACTTCGAGGTGATCGAGCGGATCTGGGCCGAGCGCTCGATCCAGATCGGCATGGACGTCGTCAAGGGGCTCTTCCCCGGACTCCAGGGCGACGAGGCGACGCTGCGGGCGACCGACGCGTGGCTCGCCGCGCACCAGGACGCCGCCCCGGCCCTGCGCCGCCTGGTCCTCGAGGCCCGTGACGACCTGGCACGCACCCTGCGCGGCCAGGCATGCGACGCGGCGGCGGCGAGCGCCGCCTGA
- a CDS encoding DsbA family protein has protein sequence MSESAKTPVDFWFDPLCPWAWMTSRWMVEVEKVRDVQVRWHVMSLAVLNEDRLDDLPAEYAESMRPGGKAWGPVRVVTAARELHGDEVVGELYTALGTRIHNEGLGVTRESVAAALKDVGLPAGLIDHGDQDTYDAELRASHRRGIELVGQDVGTPVIAVPGADGKQVAFFGPVVTPAPEGEAAARLWDGTLLVAGTPGFYELKRTRTTGPDFSNL, from the coding sequence ATGTCCGAGTCCGCCAAGACCCCCGTCGACTTCTGGTTCGACCCGCTGTGCCCCTGGGCCTGGATGACCTCGCGCTGGATGGTGGAGGTCGAGAAGGTGCGCGACGTCCAGGTGCGCTGGCACGTGATGAGCCTCGCGGTCCTCAACGAGGACCGCCTGGACGACCTGCCCGCCGAGTACGCCGAGAGCATGCGGCCGGGCGGCAAGGCCTGGGGCCCGGTCCGTGTCGTCACCGCGGCCCGCGAACTGCACGGCGACGAGGTGGTCGGGGAGCTGTACACCGCGCTCGGCACGCGCATCCACAACGAGGGGCTTGGCGTCACGCGTGAGTCCGTCGCCGCGGCGCTCAAGGACGTGGGCCTGCCGGCCGGTCTGATCGACCACGGCGACCAGGACACCTACGACGCCGAGCTGCGCGCGTCCCACCGCAGGGGCATCGAGCTGGTGGGCCAGGACGTCGGCACCCCGGTCATCGCGGTGCCCGGCGCGGATGGGAAGCAGGTCGCCTTCTTCGGGCCGGTGGTCACGCCCGCGCCCGAGGGGGAGGCGGCGGCGCGGCTGTGGGACGGGACGCTGCTGGTTGCCGGGACGCCGGGTTTCTACGAGCTCAAGCGCACCCGCACGACGGGCCCCGACTTCAGCAACCTCTGA
- a CDS encoding aspartate-semialdehyde dehydrogenase, translating into MRVGIVGATGQVGSVMRKILVERAFPVDELRLFASARSAGTVLDGVTVEDASTADYSGLDIVLFSAGGATSRALAEKVASQGAVVIDNSSAWRGHPEVPLVVSEVNPHAVANRPKGIIANPNCTTMAAMPVLRPLHDEAGLTALVATTYQAVSGSGLAGVAELHEQACKVAEAADQLTFDGDAVEFPEPGVYKRPIAFNVLPFAGNLVDDGSFETDEEQKLRNESRKILEIPDLKVSGTCVRVPVFSGHSLQVNARFARPISVERAYELLGSAPGVELSEIPTPLQAAGKDASYVGRIRVDETVENGLALFMSNDNLRKGAALNAVQIAELVATELTS; encoded by the coding sequence GTGAGGGTCGGAATCGTCGGAGCCACCGGGCAGGTCGGCTCAGTCATGCGCAAGATCCTCGTCGAGCGGGCGTTCCCGGTCGACGAGCTGCGCCTGTTCGCCTCCGCGCGCTCCGCCGGTACGGTCCTGGACGGCGTGACGGTCGAGGACGCCTCCACGGCCGACTACTCGGGCCTGGACATCGTGCTGTTCTCGGCGGGCGGCGCGACCTCGCGCGCCCTGGCCGAGAAGGTGGCGTCGCAGGGCGCCGTGGTGATCGACAACTCCTCCGCGTGGCGTGGCCACCCCGAGGTGCCGCTCGTGGTCTCCGAGGTCAACCCGCACGCCGTCGCCAACCGCCCCAAGGGCATCATCGCCAACCCGAACTGCACCACGATGGCCGCGATGCCGGTCCTTCGTCCGCTGCACGACGAGGCGGGCCTCACCGCGCTGGTCGCCACCACCTACCAGGCCGTCTCCGGCTCGGGCCTGGCGGGCGTGGCCGAGCTGCACGAGCAGGCCTGCAAGGTCGCCGAGGCCGCCGACCAGCTGACCTTCGACGGGGACGCCGTCGAGTTCCCCGAGCCGGGCGTCTACAAGCGTCCTATCGCCTTCAACGTGCTGCCGTTCGCGGGCAACCTGGTGGACGACGGCTCCTTCGAGACCGACGAGGAGCAGAAGCTCCGCAACGAGTCCCGCAAGATCCTGGAGATCCCGGACCTCAAGGTGTCCGGCACGTGTGTGCGCGTGCCGGTCTTCTCCGGGCACTCGCTCCAGGTCAACGCGCGTTTCGCCCGGCCGATCAGCGTGGAGCGCGCGTACGAGCTGCTGGGCTCGGCGCCCGGGGTGGAGCTCTCCGAGATCCCGACCCCGCTTCAGGCGGCGGGCAAGGACGCGTCGTATGTGGGCCGCATCCGGGTCGACGAGACCGTGGAGAACGGTCTCGCGCTGTTCATGTCCAACGACAACCTCCGCAAGGGGGCGGCGCTCAACGCCGTCCAGATCGCGGAACTGGTCGCCACCGAACTGACGTCCTGA
- a CDS encoding S8 family serine peptidase, translated as MLMTTESPRPIPGARRAARIAAAAGLVAALVTAGAAPAFATTGGDGPSAAPPVKTAPAKTPEDKLGRADEQRLAEAQAKGEKSVTVMVATAPGATSDVTQQMHAVAGATVGKQDDKLGYVRATLPMAKAEAALKAAAKLPSVHGIDLKQDIQLDDPTPSGDTTRSAKQLRTSSSYPAPGKDTPAKNPYNPNFETGAVDFVKQHPQADGRGVTIGILDSGVDLGHPALQKTTTGERKIVDWVTSTDPVQDNDGTWLRANTAVSGPTFTAAGKTWRAPAGSYDFSTFAEKVTAGGDAKGDLNRDGDTTDSWGVLYDPVAGTVRVDLNNNNDFSDDVPMKPYKDGYQVGYFGTDNPATDVSERIPFTVEIRKNVAYDAAGHTSDYVNIGVIESEHGTHVAGITAANGLFGGKMSGAAPGAKLVSSRACNWDGGCTNIALTEGMIDLVTNRHVDIVNMSIGGLPALNDGNNARSELYKRLIDTYGVQLVISAGNDGPGVNTIGDPGLADHVISVGASISKDTWAANYGSGVSTEYQMMPFSSRGPREDGGFTPTLTAPGAAINSTETWLPGSPVKESGYDLPAGYSMLQGTSMASPQAAGASALLISAAKQQGIDLPPADLRTALTSTAKHIKGVQPYAEGAGLINVVGAWDAVEQTAKKHAPAHEYTVAAPVSSALGAALKTPNVGTGIYDRESGLKTGQKKTYDVTITRTTGPDSNVKHKLSLKNDDGTFKVLGAKEVALPLGKPVTVKVQAQPRSVGVHSAILQVDDAKTVGVDQQIMATVIVATPIAGPGYTFSASSTVQRDSTKSYFINVPAGAKNLEVRMSALRSGSQTRFISLHPYGVALDTTATPNCYPNYDNPANTCRPDLRSYANPQAGVWEIEVEARRTSPYLDNSFKLDVSALGVTFDPATQTVPEAKTGTPAPVQWKVTNGFAALEGNLKGGSLGSAKVATPTIKTGETQTSTVTIGAGVEHLDVSIGSTSDTGADLDLYVLDQNGKAVAQSTTSSANESVSLVKPAAGTYTIQVAGYAVPSGSTTYAYKDVYFAPSLGTVKVDESKSVTLASGASAQVSADVVAAGAAPEGRQFFGTVQLVNERGTAAGTGSVLIGKVTQ; from the coding sequence ATGCTGATGACCACTGAATCCCCGCGCCCCATACCCGGGGCCAGACGCGCGGCCCGAATAGCGGCGGCGGCCGGCCTGGTGGCCGCGCTCGTCACGGCGGGCGCCGCCCCGGCGTTCGCCACCACCGGCGGGGACGGCCCGTCGGCCGCGCCGCCGGTGAAGACCGCTCCGGCCAAGACCCCCGAGGACAAGCTGGGCAGGGCCGACGAGCAGCGTCTGGCCGAGGCGCAGGCCAAGGGCGAGAAGAGCGTCACCGTGATGGTGGCCACCGCCCCGGGCGCCACGTCCGACGTCACCCAGCAGATGCACGCGGTCGCGGGGGCGACCGTGGGCAAGCAGGACGACAAGCTCGGCTACGTCCGCGCGACGCTGCCGATGGCGAAGGCCGAAGCCGCCCTGAAGGCGGCCGCGAAGCTGCCCTCGGTGCACGGCATCGACCTCAAGCAGGACATCCAGCTGGACGACCCGACCCCGTCGGGCGACACCACGCGCTCCGCCAAGCAGCTGCGGACCTCCAGCAGCTACCCGGCGCCGGGCAAGGACACCCCCGCGAAGAACCCGTACAACCCGAACTTCGAGACGGGCGCGGTCGACTTCGTCAAGCAGCACCCGCAGGCGGACGGCCGCGGGGTCACCATCGGCATCCTGGACTCCGGCGTCGACCTCGGCCACCCGGCGCTCCAGAAGACGACCACCGGCGAGCGCAAGATCGTCGACTGGGTCACCTCGACGGACCCGGTGCAGGACAACGACGGCACCTGGCTGCGCGCCAACACGGCGGTCAGCGGTCCTACGTTCACCGCGGCCGGCAAGACGTGGCGGGCCCCGGCGGGCTCCTACGACTTCTCCACCTTCGCCGAGAAGGTCACCGCGGGCGGCGACGCCAAGGGCGACCTGAACCGGGACGGCGACACCACCGACAGCTGGGGCGTGCTCTACGACCCGGTCGCCGGCACGGTCCGGGTGGACCTGAACAACAACAACGACTTCTCGGACGACGTCCCGATGAAGCCGTACAAGGACGGCTACCAGGTCGGCTACTTCGGCACCGACAACCCGGCCACCGACGTCTCCGAGCGGATCCCGTTCACCGTCGAGATCCGCAAGAACGTCGCCTACGACGCGGCCGGGCACACCTCGGACTACGTCAACATCGGCGTCATCGAGTCCGAGCACGGCACCCACGTCGCGGGCATCACCGCCGCCAACGGCCTGTTCGGCGGCAAGATGAGCGGGGCTGCGCCCGGCGCCAAGCTCGTCTCCTCGCGCGCCTGCAACTGGGACGGCGGCTGCACCAACATCGCGCTGACCGAGGGCATGATCGACCTCGTCACCAACCGCCACGTCGACATCGTGAACATGTCGATCGGCGGCCTGCCGGCGCTCAACGACGGCAACAACGCGCGCTCGGAGCTCTACAAGCGCCTCATCGACACCTACGGCGTCCAGCTGGTCATCTCGGCCGGCAACGACGGCCCCGGCGTCAACACCATCGGCGACCCGGGCCTCGCCGACCACGTCATCTCGGTCGGCGCCAGCATCTCCAAGGACACCTGGGCCGCCAACTACGGCTCCGGTGTCTCCACGGAGTACCAGATGATGCCCTTCTCCTCGCGCGGCCCGCGTGAGGACGGCGGCTTCACGCCGACCCTGACCGCGCCCGGCGCGGCCATCAACTCCACCGAGACCTGGCTGCCCGGCAGCCCGGTCAAGGAGTCGGGTTACGACCTGCCGGCCGGCTACTCGATGCTCCAGGGCACCTCGATGGCCTCCCCGCAGGCCGCCGGCGCCTCCGCGCTGCTGATCTCGGCCGCCAAGCAGCAGGGCATCGACCTGCCGCCGGCCGACCTGCGCACCGCGCTGACCTCAACGGCCAAGCACATCAAGGGCGTTCAGCCCTACGCCGAGGGCGCGGGCCTGATCAACGTGGTGGGCGCCTGGGACGCGGTCGAGCAGACCGCGAAGAAGCACGCCCCGGCCCACGAGTACACGGTGGCGGCGCCCGTCTCCAGCGCCCTGGGCGCCGCGCTCAAGACCCCGAACGTCGGCACCGGCATCTACGACCGCGAGAGCGGCCTGAAGACGGGCCAGAAGAAGACGTACGACGTCACGATCACCCGCACCACGGGCCCGGACTCGAACGTCAAGCACAAGCTGTCGCTGAAGAACGACGACGGCACGTTCAAGGTGCTCGGCGCCAAGGAGGTGGCCCTGCCGCTCGGCAAGCCCGTCACCGTCAAGGTGCAGGCGCAGCCGAGGTCGGTGGGCGTGCACAGCGCGATCCTCCAGGTGGACGACGCCAAGACGGTCGGTGTCGACCAGCAGATCATGGCCACGGTCATCGTCGCGACGCCCATCGCGGGCCCGGGCTACACCTTCTCGGCCTCCTCGACGGTGCAGCGCGACTCCACCAAGTCGTACTTCATCAACGTGCCGGCGGGCGCGAAGAACCTGGAGGTCCGCATGAGCGCGCTGCGCTCGGGCAGCCAGACCCGTTTCATCTCCCTGCACCCCTACGGCGTCGCCCTGGACACGACGGCCACGCCGAACTGCTACCCCAACTACGACAACCCGGCCAACACCTGCCGCCCCGACCTGCGTTCCTACGCCAATCCGCAGGCCGGCGTCTGGGAGATCGAGGTCGAGGCACGCCGTACGTCGCCGTACCTGGACAACTCCTTCAAGCTGGACGTCTCGGCGCTCGGCGTCACCTTCGACCCGGCCACCCAGACGGTGCCCGAGGCGAAGACCGGCACCCCCGCTCCCGTCCAGTGGAAGGTCACCAACGGCTTCGCCGCGCTGGAGGGCAACCTGAAGGGCGGCTCGCTGGGCTCCGCCAAGGTCGCGACCCCCACCATCAAGACCGGTGAGACCCAGACCAGCACGGTCACCATCGGCGCGGGCGTCGAGCACCTGGACGTCTCCATCGGCTCCACCTCGGACACCGGCGCCGACCTCGACCTGTACGTCCTCGACCAGAACGGCAAGGCGGTCGCCCAGTCGACGACGAGCAGCGCCAACGAGTCGGTCAGCCTGGTCAAGCCGGCGGCGGGCACGTACACGATCCAGGTGGCCGGCTACGCGGTCCCGTCCGGGTCGACGACGTACGCCTACAAGGACGTGTACTTCGCGCCCTCGCTCGGCACGGTCAAGGTCGACGAGAGCAAGAGCGTCACGCTCGCGAGCGGCGCGTCGGCGCAGGTGAGCGCCGATGTCGTGGCGGCGGGCGCGGCTCCCGAGGGACGTCAGTTCTTCGGCACCGTGCAGCTGGTGAACGAGCGCGGCACCGCGGCCGGCACCGGCAGCGTGCTCATCGGGAAGGTCACCCAGTAG